Genomic window (Zingiber officinale cultivar Zhangliang chromosome 2B, Zo_v1.1, whole genome shotgun sequence):
GCACGATATAAGCATCATACTCGGCGATTACGTGTCCTGCCAAAGGACCATATTGCAATGTATTGATGGTGTAGCCCCTCGCCATTCGAAATTTTCCGGTGCCGCCGATGATGCTGCGCTCGATGGGTCCCCCCAACGTCGCCCGGCCCACCACCGTGAGCGAGCTACCGTTATACTCTCCGTCTGTGAAGACGAAGTCGATCAGTACGGACCAAGCCCTCTGGCCAAGCGACACCTCGGGAGCCATGCCTTGGGCCCTCCCAATGAGCTTCGAGTTGGCGCTCGAGCCTTCTCGTAGTTCATCGTCGAAGATCCAGATGCTGCCGAAGCCGCCGGGGTTGTTGTTGGTGGAGTTGACGACGGTTATAGTGGTGGCGTTGGGGCTGATATCGTTCTcgtggatgaagaaatggaggtgAGTGGTGATGGAGTCTCTAGCCTGAGAGGTAGCGATGAAGAAAAGGAGAATGAGTAGCCAAGGCTTGAATGAACACTCATAAGCCATATCTATTTCTGAATAATATAGGAGACGATAGATAACacatatatataatagatgaTTGATATTGGAGGAGATATTTTGAGGTGAGTGTTGATGGAGAAGACACGATTAATTAGGAGATGATTGATATTGGAGGAGATGATTGATGTTGGAAGAGATGTTTTAAGATGAGTGGTGATGGAGTATCTATATGATTGAATGAATAATAATATAAAtctttaatatataaatatatctccTAAATATATTAGGATACTtcgtaaatacttaaatttatttcatctttaatttttctttttactaaacaaTATAACTCAATTgaaaagcctgaaccctagaggttaaaaaaaaacttgaaaattataatCCAATTGGAAAACATGAACCttagaaataaaatcttaaaaaaatattttaattaattttttaattcaaagttttttgaaaaaataaaaaataaaataaataaatttaaaaaatgtattacTTTTTTTTAgattctaaattaaaaaaattaatatttccttatataaatccctaatacattaatatatcctctAAATACATTACAATTctatataaatacttaaatttaattttttattattattatttttttaccaaatacTATAATTTAATCATGGAGTCTgaactcaaaatctttaaaaaaatttatataatttaatagaCGTAAATGATTGTTGGAATGTACTTTTCATTAGCGtttcaaatttaatatttgaCGTGATTGATAGTTGGAAAGTACTTTTCAATAATTACTGCATCAAATTTAATCTTTCCAATGCATTCATTCAGTTATAAGTACAATTTAATAGACGTAAATGATTGTTGGAATGTCCTTTTCAATTATTGCTTcaattaatataatatttgacGTTATTGATAGTTGGAatgtacttatttttttttaataattattacaTCAAATTTCTTTCCCATGCATTCATTCAGTTATATATAGAGATTTGATATGTTAAACAATATTTTATAAGTGATCATGAGTGAAATTTAACATGACCTATCTAACAAAGTAAAaatctaagggtgcgtttggtttgatattttcccattttcattttctttttttctgGAAATAGCTGTTTGTTGTGTGTTTTCCATTttcgttttctagaaaatgaaaagtcattttctagaaaaatagaaaatgatattttatcattttctaaCGAAAATGGGAAAAGGCGCTGAAATATGGAAAATGAGAAAACGCGCTGCCTCCATGAGAAAACGCGCTGCCCGTTACCATTTTcccttatttccttttctttctttctttctccccTCTCTCGCGACGCCGATTACCCTTTCCCCTTCTTCATCGCGGCGCCGGCGACGCTCGAGCCGATCTAGCTCCTCATTCACGATTTCGTCGCTTCGTGCTCGAGCCCGTTCCGCCGTCTTCTCCGATTCGTGCTCATGTTCTTCGtcgtcttctcctcctcttcgctGCTTCCTGCTCCAGGCTTTTCCAAACCAATCTGAGTTCGCCGATTCGTGCCCACTTCGCTGTGACTCGACCTCTTCGTTCCCTTGGCGTAAGCTTCTTCACATGATTTCctttgttttcttttggttcttctttaagggaaaattttctttttgttcttctatttgcttcctttattttctttttgttcttgTGCAAACGAAccctttctgttcgctgggattCATTCTCCTATTTTGATCCCAAAATTCTAGGTTTGGGATGAAGATGCAAGGCACATTACATTTTCTTACGAATCTCAACTTGCTTCTGCTTTCGTTCATATTCTTGCTTGATCTTCTTTTTATCAGCCTCAAGAAGTTGCAGTTTTTCAATGTAAATTCCTAATACAACCAAAAAGGTatcaaattattaatttaataaaaggAAACATTTTACCAAGTAGCACACAAACTAGAACAGGCATGCAACAATATTTTGAGAT
Coding sequences:
- the LOC122049704 gene encoding dirigent protein 22-like; this translates as MAYECSFKPWLLILLFFIATSQARDSITTHLHFFIHENDISPNATTITVVNSTNNNPGGFGSIWIFDDELREGSSANSKLIGRAQGMAPEVSLGQRAWSVLIDFVFTDGEYNGSSLTVVGRATLGGPIERSIIGGTGKFRMARGYTINTLQYGPLAGHVIAEYDAYIVH